In Mangifera indica cultivar Alphonso chromosome 1, CATAS_Mindica_2.1, whole genome shotgun sequence, a single genomic region encodes these proteins:
- the LOC123226772 gene encoding (-)-germacrene D synthase-like, which yields MAFQVSALPTSMKVAKEGTNRRSANYHPSIWGDRFLSYASNSVESDDWEKQQKLKHEIKKMLLAEVNKPAQKLELIDAIQRLGVSYHFETEIDQLLDQIYQLHQHINFRDDNDDLYFISLEFRLLRQQGYRISCDVFNKFKDNNGNFGASLEEDIRGMLSLYEATHLRVHGETILDEALLFSTTHLESMAAKLSTPLAAQVKHALNRPLRRGLPRPEARHYMTIYQEEPSHNEVLLTFAKLDFNSLQKQYQKELSGIYQWWKDLGLASKLPYVRDRVVELYFWIVGVYFEPEYELARRLLTKVIATTSVIDDTYDVYGTVDELELFTSAVERWNTSAMEQLPNYMQVIYATLLGVYHEMETEMASKGKLYRVHYAKEAMKTLVRNYFIEAKWYNENYVPTMDEYMAVALITNGYLMLGINSFVGMGDVATKEAFEWSASNPKLLMASSAICRLMDDIVSHKFEQKRGHVASGIECFWKQYDATEEEACKELRKQITDAWKDINEELLRPTAFPMPLLVRILNFARAMDVIYKDDDGYVHAHIYLKDYIASLFIDPVPI from the exons ATGGCTTTTCAAGTTTCAGCGCTTCCTACTTCAATGAAAGTTGCTAAGGAAGGCACAAATCGTCGCTCAGCAAATTATCATCCTAGCATTTGGGGGGATCGTTTCCTCTCTTATGCTAGCAACTCCGTG GAAAGTGATGATTgggaaaaacaacaaaaactgaagcacgagattaaaaaaatgttattagcAGAAGTGAATAAGCCAGCACAGAAACTTGAGTTGATTGATGCAATCCAGCGGTTAGGTGTATCCTACCATTTTGAGACCGAGATTGATCAACTGTTAGATCAAATCTATCAGCTTCACCAACACATTAATTTCAGAGATGACAACGACGACTTATACTTTATCTCTCTTGAATTTCGATTACTTAGACAACAAGGCTATAGAATCTCCTGCG ATGTATTCAACAAGTTCAAGGACAATAATGGGAACTTCGGGGCTTCTCTTGAGGAAGACATTCGAGGAATGTTAAGCTTGTATGAAGCTACGCATTTAAGGGTGCACGGAGAAACTATACTAGATGAAGCGCTTCTTTTCTCTACTACCCACCTTGAGTCCATGGCGGCCAAATTAAGCACTCCACTTGCAGCTCAAGTTAAGCATGCCTTAAATCGACCTCTGCGCAGGGGTTTACCAAGACCAGAGGCAAGGCATTACATGACTATCTATCAAGAAGAACCTTCGCACAATGAAGTTCTGTTAACCTTTGCCAAGTTAGATTTTAATTCATTACAAAAGCAGTACCAGAAAGAACTCAGTGGAATTTACCA GTGGTGGAAGGATTTAGGCCTTGCCAGCAAGCTACCATATGTGAGAGATAGAGTGGTTGAGTTGTACTTCTGGATAGTGGGAGTATATTTCGAGCCTGAATATGAGTTGGCTAGAAGGCTTTTAACCAAAGTGATTGCCACAACTTCCGTTATCGATGACACCTATGATGTATATGGCACAGTCGATGAACTTGAGCTTTTTACCTCGGCAGTCGAAAG gtggAATACAAGTGCCATGGAACAACTGCCTAATTACATGCAAGTAATTTATGCAACGCTCCTTGGTGTTTACCATGAAATGGAAACAGAAATGGCCTCCAAAGGAAAATTATACCGCGTTCACTATGCAAAAGAAGCG ATGAAGACTCTAGTAAGGAATTACTTTATTGAAGCCAAATGGTATAATGAAAATTATGTACCCACCATGGATGAGTACATGGCTGTTGCATTGATTACAAATGGCTACTTAATGTTAGGCATTAATTCTTTCGTGGGAATGGGAGATGTTGCAACCAAAGAAGCCTTTGAATGGTCAGCCAGCAACCCTAAACTTTTAATGGCTTCCTCAGCAATTTGCAGACTCATGGATGATATTGTCTCCCACAAG TTTGAACAAAAGAGAGGCCATGTTGCCTCGGGCATAGAGTGTTTCTGGAAACAATATGATGCAACAGAAGAAGAAGCATGCAAGGAATTGCGAAAACAAATTACAGATGCCTGGAAGGATATAAACGAAGAGCTTCTCCGCCCAACAGCCTTTCCAATGCCACTCCTTGTACGAATTCTTAATTTTGCTCGAGCGATGGATGTTATTTACAAGGATGATGATGGCTACGTTCATGCTCACATTTACCTCAAGGATTATATTGCATCTCTTTTTATTGATCCTGTGCCAATATAA
- the LOC123226810 gene encoding LOW QUALITY PROTEIN: chitin-inducible gibberellin-responsive protein 1-like (The sequence of the model RefSeq protein was modified relative to this genomic sequence to represent the inferred CDS: inserted 1 base in 1 codon) gives MHILYEISPHLKFGYMAAKGAIAEACKHEDRIHIVDFQIAQGTQWMTLLQALVAKPSGPPHVRITGIDDPVSKYARGYGLEAVGKRSAAISQKFNGPPEFHPVPDFASKVTLEMVDVRPGEAIVVNFPLQPHRTPDESVDVNNPRDGLLRKIKSFSPKLVTLVEQKSNTNTAAFLPRFVEAQNCYLALFESIDLTIPRDQKQRINVEQRCLARDIVNVIACERRERVEQHELFGKGKSSFTMVRFLQCPLSPYVNSVIKSLLRCYSEXYKLVEPDGAMLLGWKDRALISASAWC, from the exons ATGCACATCCTGTATGAAATCAGCCCACACTTGAAGTTTGGTTACATGGCAGCCAAAGGGGCTATAGCTGAAGCATGCAAACACGAGGATCGCATCCATATTGTTGATTTCCAGATAGCTCAGGGAACCCAATGGATGACTCTCTTGCAGGCGCTTGTAGCTAAACCTTCTGGGCCCCCTCATGTGCGGATTACAGGAATAGATGATCCCGTTTCAAAATATGCTCGTGGCTATGGATTGGAGGCAGTTGGCAAACGTTCGGCTGCAATCTCTCAAAAATTCAATGGTCCTCCTGAGTTTCATCCTGTACCAGACTTTGCTTCCAAGGTGACCCTGGAAATGGTCGATGTCAGGCCTGGGGAGGCTATCGTTGTGAACTTCCCTCTGCAGCCCCACCGCACCCCAGATGAAAGTGTCGATGTGAACAACCCAAGGGATGGGCTTTTAAGGAAGATAAAGTCCTTTAGCCCAAAGTTGGTCACCTTGGTGGAGCAAAAATCTAACACAAACACTGCTGCTTTCCTCCCTAGGTTCGTTGAAGCCCAGAACTGCTACTTGGCATTGTTTGAGTCAATTGACTTGACCATACCAAGGGACCAAAAGCAGCGAATCAATGTAGAACAACGTTGTTTGGCCAGGGATATTGTGAATGTTATTGCTTGCGAGAGAAGGGAGAGGGTGGAGCAACATGAACTCTTTGGCAAAGGGAAGTCTAGTTTTACAATGGTAAGATTCCTGCAATGCCCTTTAAGCCCATATGTGAACTCTGTGATTAAGAGCTTGCTGAGGTGTTACTCAG CTT